A section of the Malus sylvestris chromosome 17, drMalSylv7.2, whole genome shotgun sequence genome encodes:
- the LOC126609677 gene encoding F-box/kelch-repeat protein At3g06240-like isoform X2 has protein sequence MSQVRESETPEDRVVEILSRLPPKSLMRFKCIHKSWCTLIKSSSFVAKHLSNSMDNKLSTSTCILLNRSEMPVFPDDSWKYEVLWSMINLSIDSDEHNLHYNVEDLNIPFPMEYHHPVLIHGYCDGIFCVITGENVVLCNPAIGEFRQLPDSCLLLPAPPERKFELETTFRALGFGYDCKAKEYKVVRIIENCEYSDDEQTYNHRISLPYTAEVYTTTGNSWKEINIDVSSKAYPCSCSVYLKGFCYWFATDGEEYILSFDLGDEIFYRIQLPSRKESGFKFYSLFLYNESVTSYCSHYDPSEDSKLFEIWVMDNYDGVKSSWKKLLTVGPLKGIRYPLTLWKGDELLMLASDKRVTSYNSSTRNLKYLHIPPIIDEIIDFEALIYVKSIVPIK, from the coding sequence GTGGTCGAAATCCTGTCGAGGTTGCCGCCCAAGTCTCTCATGCGATTCAAATGCATACACAAGTCTTGGTGCACTCTCAtcaaaagttcaagttttgtgGCCAAACACCTCAGTAATTCAATGGACAACAAACTCTCAACCTCCACTTGTATCCTTCTCAACCGTTCTGAAATGCCCGTTTTCCCGGACGACAGTTGGAAGTACGAAGTTTTATGGTCCATGATTAATCTTTCCATTGATAGTGATGAGCACAACCTTCATTATAATGTTGAGGACCTAAATATACCGTTTCCAATGGAATACCATCATCCTGTATTGATTCACGGTTATTGCGATGGTATTTTCTGTGTAATTACAGGGGAAAATGTTGTTTTATGCAATCCTGCAATTGGGGAATTCAGGCAACTTCCCGATTCATGCCTTCTTCTACCTGCCCCTCCTGAGAGAAAATTCGAATTGGAAACGACCTTTCGGGCATTGGGATTTGGCTATGATTGCAAAGCTAAAGAATACAAGGTTGTGCGAATTATAGAAAATTGTGAATATTCTGATGATGAGCAAACATATAATCATCGTATTTCTCTTCCTTACACTGCTGAGGTATACACAACGACTGGTAACTCTTGGAAAGAGATCAATATTGATGTATCAAGTAAAGCCTATCCATGTTCTTGTTCAGTGTACTTGAAGGGATTTTGTTATTGGTTTGCAACAGATGGCGAGGAATACATACTTTCATTTGACTTAGGAGATGAGATATTTTACAGAATACAATTGCCTTCTAGGAAAGAATCCGGTTTTAAGTTTTATAGTCTTTTTCTGTACAATGAATCAGTCACTTCTTATTGCTCTCATTACGATCCAAGCGAGGATTCTAAATTATTTGAAATATGGGTGATGGACAACTATGACGGAGTTAAGAGTTCATGGAAGAAACTCCTAACCGTTGGACCCCTTAAAGGCATTCGTTATCCATTGACACTTTGGAAAGGTGATGAACTTCTTATGCTTGCCTCCGACAAAAGAGTCACCTCCTATAATTCTAGTACCAGAAATCTCAAGTATCTTCATATTCCTCCTATTATCGATGAGATCATAGATTTCGAAGCTCTTATTTATGTGAAAAGTATTGTTCCAATCAAGTGA
- the LOC126609677 gene encoding F-box/kelch-repeat protein At3g06240-like isoform X1 yields MWNKPTGMSQMRKSETPEDKVVEILSRLPPKSLMRFKCIHKSWCTLIKSSSFVAKHLSNSMDNKLSTSTCILLNRSEMPVFPDDSWKYEVLWSMINLSIDSDEHNLHYNVEDLNIPFPMEYHHPVLIHGYCDGIFCVITGENVVLCNPAIGEFRQLPDSCLLLPAPPERKFELETTFRALGFGYDCKAKEYKVVRIIENCEYSDDEQTYNHRISLPYTAEVYTTTGNSWKEINIDVSSKAYPCSCSVYLKGFCYWFATDGEEYILSFDLGDEIFYRIQLPSRKESGFKFYSLFLYNESVTSYCSHYDPSEDSKLFEIWVMDNYDGVKSSWKKLLTVGPLKGIRYPLTLWKGDELLMLASDKRVTSYNSSTRNLKYLHIPPIIDEIIDFEALIYVKSIVPIK; encoded by the coding sequence ATGTGGAACAAACCTACAGGAATGTCCCAGATGCGGAAAAGTGAAACTCCTGAAGATAAGGTGGTCGAAATCCTGTCGAGGTTGCCGCCCAAGTCTCTCATGCGATTCAAATGCATACACAAGTCTTGGTGCACTCTCAtcaaaagttcaagttttgtgGCCAAACACCTCAGTAATTCAATGGACAACAAACTCTCAACCTCCACTTGTATCCTTCTCAACCGTTCTGAAATGCCCGTTTTCCCGGACGACAGTTGGAAGTACGAAGTTTTATGGTCCATGATTAATCTTTCCATTGATAGTGATGAGCACAACCTTCATTATAATGTTGAGGACCTAAATATACCGTTTCCAATGGAATACCATCATCCTGTATTGATTCACGGTTATTGCGATGGTATTTTCTGTGTAATTACAGGGGAAAATGTTGTTTTATGCAATCCTGCAATTGGGGAATTCAGGCAACTTCCCGATTCATGCCTTCTTCTACCTGCCCCTCCTGAGAGAAAATTCGAATTGGAAACGACCTTTCGGGCATTGGGATTTGGCTATGATTGCAAAGCTAAAGAATACAAGGTTGTGCGAATTATAGAAAATTGTGAATATTCTGATGATGAGCAAACATATAATCATCGTATTTCTCTTCCTTACACTGCTGAGGTATACACAACGACTGGTAACTCTTGGAAAGAGATCAATATTGATGTATCAAGTAAAGCCTATCCATGTTCTTGTTCAGTGTACTTGAAGGGATTTTGTTATTGGTTTGCAACAGATGGCGAGGAATACATACTTTCATTTGACTTAGGAGATGAGATATTTTACAGAATACAATTGCCTTCTAGGAAAGAATCCGGTTTTAAGTTTTATAGTCTTTTTCTGTACAATGAATCAGTCACTTCTTATTGCTCTCATTACGATCCAAGCGAGGATTCTAAATTATTTGAAATATGGGTGATGGACAACTATGACGGAGTTAAGAGTTCATGGAAGAAACTCCTAACCGTTGGACCCCTTAAAGGCATTCGTTATCCATTGACACTTTGGAAAGGTGATGAACTTCTTATGCTTGCCTCCGACAAAAGAGTCACCTCCTATAATTCTAGTACCAGAAATCTCAAGTATCTTCATATTCCTCCTATTATCGATGAGATCATAGATTTCGAAGCTCTTATTTATGTGAAAAGTATTGTTCCAATCAAGTGA
- the LOC126609678 gene encoding F-box/kelch-repeat protein At3g23880-like, protein MSQVHENETLEDRVVEILSRLLPKSLMRFKCIRKSWCTLINSPSFVAKQLSNSVDNKFSSSTCILLNRSQTHVFPDNSWKQEVFWSMINLSIDSDEHNLHYDVEDLNIPFPLEDHDYVLILGYCNGIVCVTAGKNILLCNPTTREFMRLPSSCLLLPSRPKGKFELETVFRALGFGYDCKAKEYKVVQIIENSEYSDDERTYYHRIPLPHTAEVYTTAANSWREIKIDISTKTYSCSCQVYLKGFCYWYATDAEEYILSFDLGDEIFHRIQLPSRRESGFKFYYIFLRNESLASFCSRYDRSDKSESCEIWVMHNYDGVKSSWTKLLIIGPLQAIGKPLTFWKSDELLMIASDERATSYNSSTGNLKYLHIPPILNRVVDFQALIYVKSIVSFK, encoded by the coding sequence GTGCATGAAAATGAAACTCTTGAAGATAGGGTGGTCGAAATCCTGTCCAGGTTGTTGCCCAAGTCTCTGATGCGATTCAAATGCATACGCAAGTCTTGGTGCACTCTCATCAATAGTCCAAGTTTTGTGGCCAAACAGCTCAGCAATTCTGTGGACAACAAATTCTCATCCTCCACTTGTATCCTTCTTAACCGTTCTCAGACTCATGTTTTCCCAGACAATAGTTGGAAACAAGAAGTTTTCTGGTCCATGATCAATCTTTCTATTGATAGTGATGAGCACAACCTTCATTATGATGTTGAGGACCTAAATATACCATTTCCGCTGGAAGATCATGATTACGTATTGATTCTCGGTTATTGCAATGGGATTGTTTGTGTAACAGCAGGTAAAAATATTCTTTTATGCAATCCTACAACGAGGGAATTCATGCGACTTCCCAGTTCATGCCTTCTTCTACCTTCCCGTCCCAAGGGAAAATTCGAATTGGAAACGGTCTTTCGAGCATTAGGATTTGGCTATGATTGCAAAGCTAAAGAATACAAGGTAGTGCAAATTATAGAAAATTCTGAGTATTCAGATGATGAGCGAACATATTATCATCGTATTCCTCTTCCTCACACGGCTGAGGTATACACAACGGCTGCTAACTCTTGGAGAGAGATAAAGATTGATATATCAACTAAAACTTATTCCTGTTCTTGTCAAGTGTACTTGAAGGGATTTTGTTATTGGTATGCAACGGATGCTGAGGAATACATACTTTCATTTGATTTAGGTGATGAGATATTTCATAGAATACAATTGCCTTCTAGAAGAGAATCCggttttaagttttattatatCTTTCTTCGTAATGAATCCCTTGCTTCGTTTTGCTCTCGTTACGATCGAAGTGATAAGTCTGAATCATGTGAAATATGGGTAATGCACAACTATGATGGAGTAAAGAGTTCATGGACAAAACTACTAATCATTGGACCCTTACAAGCCATTGGGAAGCCATTGACATTTTGGAAAAGTGACGAGCTTCTTATGATTGCCTCTGATGAAAGAGCCACCTCTTATAATTCTAGTACTGGAAATCTCAAATATCTTCATATTCCTCCTATTCTCAATAGGGTTGTAGATTTCCAAGCTCTTATTTATGTGAAAAGTATTGTTTCATTCAAGTGA